A DNA window from Methylocystis heyeri contains the following coding sequences:
- a CDS encoding outer membrane beta-barrel protein, translating to MPLRQATPKLRPETRRLSAVALATISWLGGCSAGHAQTVVLQPTLRPAGETDDLLGMFSSKPMAQRSLRDNPTRNYQGLPFEGWMLYPSLFLGGIHDDNIYLAQTQRVKGEGIQAIPTFIADRDRGVQHTKVFVNGSLNIYPGNWQGNLINGEMGVGHVWEVQRDLVVRLGAEYDINSDVYSNGFLYTPYGSATIKAPQRRNTVGGFVSAVKSFDKVFVGLSASAYETTYDSLFTSVGSLPQAYRDNLLGTATARLGYSFSPAVYSFVEGSANVRNYSSETAYGVIAPGVWTAGTFFNSQGYRVITGLGSDRISLFKGEIYGGFQQQDFATSILGTHSSAVYGGKVSWFPTRAWTVSLSLDEIFQDAALPLYSNPLGNSAFVTQATAIIQYAIAKEWNFLLRGGYANYRYLSGTRTDNSWTGNFTFNYEITRNLMATANYTFYQLESTAAGASYTRNVFGLGATYKY from the coding sequence TTGCCGTTACGTCAAGCAACGCCAAAGCTTCGTCCCGAAACCAGAAGGCTTTCAGCCGTCGCGCTGGCGACCATTTCTTGGCTGGGAGGTTGCTCCGCCGGCCATGCGCAGACAGTTGTTCTTCAGCCGACGCTGCGGCCCGCGGGAGAAACTGACGATCTGCTGGGCATGTTCTCGAGCAAGCCCATGGCGCAGCGCAGTCTGAGGGATAATCCGACGCGCAATTACCAGGGCCTCCCCTTCGAAGGCTGGATGCTCTACCCGAGCTTATTCCTCGGCGGCATTCATGACGATAATATTTATCTGGCTCAAACGCAGCGGGTGAAGGGCGAGGGCATCCAGGCGATACCGACTTTTATCGCAGATCGGGACAGAGGCGTTCAGCACACGAAAGTCTTCGTGAACGGCAGCCTCAACATCTACCCCGGAAACTGGCAGGGCAACCTCATAAACGGCGAAATGGGCGTTGGGCATGTCTGGGAGGTTCAGCGCGACCTCGTCGTCAGATTGGGCGCCGAATACGATATCAACAGCGATGTTTACTCGAACGGCTTTTTGTACACCCCTTACGGCAGCGCGACCATCAAGGCGCCGCAGCGGCGTAATACAGTCGGTGGGTTTGTGTCTGCGGTCAAAAGCTTCGACAAGGTGTTCGTGGGTCTGAGCGCCAGCGCCTACGAAACGACTTATGATTCCTTGTTCACCTCGGTCGGTTCGCTTCCTCAAGCCTATCGCGACAATCTCCTTGGCACCGCCACCGCTCGGCTGGGCTATTCCTTTTCCCCCGCCGTTTATTCTTTTGTCGAGGGTTCCGCAAACGTTCGCAATTACAGTAGCGAGACCGCGTATGGCGTAATCGCTCCGGGCGTGTGGACAGCCGGCACCTTTTTTAATTCGCAAGGCTACCGCGTGATCACCGGGCTCGGTTCGGATCGCATCAGCCTGTTCAAGGGGGAAATATACGGCGGATTCCAACAGCAGGATTTCGCCACTTCCATATTAGGAACGCATTCCAGCGCGGTCTACGGAGGAAAAGTAAGCTGGTTTCCGACCAGAGCCTGGACCGTATCGCTCTCGCTCGACGAGATCTTCCAGGACGCCGCTTTGCCGTTGTATTCAAACCCTCTCGGCAATTCTGCGTTCGTGACTCAGGCGACCGCGATCATTCAATACGCAATAGCCAAGGAATGGAACTTTCTTTTGAGAGGAGGCTACGCGAACTACCGCTATTTGTCCGGAACACGCACCGATAATTCATGGACCGGGAACTTTACATTCAATTACGAAATCACCCGCAACCTCATGGCGACGGCCAACTATACATTTTATCAGCTGGAGTCGACTGCTGCAGGGGCAAGCTATACACGGAATGTATTTGGCTTGGGCGCGACATATAAGTATTAA